The genomic interval GTTTATACAAATTTAGATATAAATAAGATAAGAAAACATGTTAATATAGAAGGCTTAATTCAAGCTATGGAAAATGATGATTTAGATTATGTATCAAAAAATATGAAAAATGTTTTAGAAAATGTAACTTTAAAGAAGCATACTATATTAAAAAATATAAAAGAAGATATGAGAAAAAGTGGAGCCTTAGGTGCAATGATGAGTGGAAGTGGACCTACTGTATTTGCTTTTTTTGATGATATGCTAACAGCTCAAAGAGCTTTTGAATTTTTAAAAGGAAAATATAAATATTCAGATGTATATATAACAAGAACTATAAATAGCAATAATTTATAAAAAAATATTTTTTTATTGTATATAAAAAATACTCCTTGGTAATAATCAAGGTATCAGGGGGTGTTTGTTATGAAAAAAATATTATCAGTTTTATTTTTAGGAGTTATATGTTTATTTATAGTAGGAAGTTCTTTAAATATTAAACAAGCTTTAGGTGTTACAGAGGAAAATGTTGTTGAGGATATAAGTGAAAAGTTAATAAGATTTCATGTTTTAGCCAATAGTGATAGTGATATAGATCAAGACTTAAAACTTAGAGTTAAAGATGAGGTATTAAAATATATTTCACCTATATTAAATGAATCACAAAGTTTAGAGGAATCTAGAGAAATATTAAAAAGAGAAGATAAAAACATTATAAAAATAGCTGAAGATTATATTAAATCACAGGGATTTGATTATACTGTTGAAACAACATTAACAAGAGAAAATTTTCCTGTTAAAGAATATGGCAATATAGTTTTACCACAAGGAGAATATGAGGCTTATAGAATACTAATTGGCGAAGGAAAAGGTCAAAATTGGTGGTGTGTTATGTTTCCACCTTTATGCTTCATAGATGTTACTAAGGGACAAGTTGCCTATGATGAAACAGAGAAAAAGATGAAGGATGTATTATCAGAAGAAGAATTTAAGAGTGTTAATAAAAAGGAAAATAACGTAAATTTTGAATTTAAGGTAATTGATTTATTTAAATAAAAGAATTAACATATGATAATAAAGTGATTTTTAGGAGGAAAAAATATGACTAGAGCATTAGCCATGGTTTCAGGTGGATTAGATAGTATATTAGCTGCAAAGTTAATAAAGGATCAAGGAATAGAGGTAATAGGAATATGTTTTAAATCTTATTTCTTTAATGAAGAGAATGCAAAGAGAATGTGTAAACAAATAGATATGCCTTTAGAGGTAGTAGATTTTTCAGAAGAACATTTTGAAATGGTTAAGGACCCTAAACATGGTAGAGGAAAAAATATGAACCCATGTATAGATTGTCATGCAATGATGATGAGATATTCAGGAGAATTATTAAAAAAGTTTGACGCTGACTTTATAATAACTGGTGAAGTTTTAAATCAAAGACCAATGTCTCAAAATAGACAAGCATTAAATACTGTTAAAAAAGAATCAGGATTTAGTGAAAAAATCTTAAGACCATTATGTGCTTTAAACTTAGAGCCTACAGAGATGGAGTTAAATGGCTTAGTAGATAGAGAAAAATTATTAAAAATATCAGGTAGAAGTAGAAAGACTCAAATGGAGCTTGCTGAAAAGTGGAATATAGTTGATTATCCATCACCTGCAGGGGGATGTAAATTAACAGAGCCTGGATATGCAATAAGATTAAGTGATTTACTTGATAATCAAGAAACAGTAGCTAAGGATGAAATTGAAGTTCTTAAGTATGGTAGACATATGAGAATATCACCAAAAAATAAAGTTATAGTAGCTAGAAATGGTGAAGAGTGGAAAGAAATAGTTAAGTTTAAAAAAGAAGATGATATTTTAGTAACATCTAAAAA from Clostridium perfringens carries:
- the spoIIR gene encoding stage II sporulation protein R codes for the protein MKKILSVLFLGVICLFIVGSSLNIKQALGVTEENVVEDISEKLIRFHVLANSDSDIDQDLKLRVKDEVLKYISPILNESQSLEESREILKREDKNIIKIAEDYIKSQGFDYTVETTLTRENFPVKEYGNIVLPQGEYEAYRILIGEGKGQNWWCVMFPPLCFIDVTKGQVAYDETEKKMKDVLSEEEFKSVNKKENNVNFEFKVIDLFK
- a CDS encoding tRNA 4-thiouridine(8) synthase ThiI, with protein sequence MTRALAMVSGGLDSILAAKLIKDQGIEVIGICFKSYFFNEENAKRMCKQIDMPLEVVDFSEEHFEMVKDPKHGRGKNMNPCIDCHAMMMRYSGELLKKFDADFIITGEVLNQRPMSQNRQALNTVKKESGFSEKILRPLCALNLEPTEMELNGLVDREKLLKISGRSRKTQMELAEKWNIVDYPSPAGGCKLTEPGYAIRLSDLLDNQETVAKDEIEVLKYGRHMRISPKNKVIVARNGEEWKEIVKFKKEDDILVTSKNSTGAPVILRGEFNKEDLETAARICGRYCKEKDSDAVEINYEKNGEINTITITPFKDEELKKYMINQ